Proteins encoded together in one Prunus dulcis chromosome 3, ALMONDv2, whole genome shotgun sequence window:
- the LOC117622619 gene encoding uncharacterized protein LOC117622619: MGTPEAEYAAFEERVKQTVYLDNISPQVTDIVVRTALSQFGTVKNVQFIPDYFKSRNIGQCALVEMENPKQADAIVSEIAQFPFMMAGMPRPVRACPAKVEMFDDRPAKPGRNISCRWLEPNDPDFEVAQKLKCLTKKHAAEASSLLKQQLQEEENLAKQQNEALKANHKKYEMIDSVIADGTARHLAKRYKMRIADDW; this comes from the coding sequence ATGGGGACTCCAGAAGCAGAGTATGCTGCATTTGAGGAGAGGGTCAAACAAACTGTTTACCTAGATAACATCTCACCACAGGTCACCGATATTGTTGTCAGAACTGCTCTTTCTCAGTTTGGGACTGTGAAAAATGTTCAGTTCATTCCAGACTACTTCAAATCAAGGAACATCGGACAGTGTGCACTGGTGGAGATGGAGAACCCTAAACAGGCTGATGCTATTGTCTCAGAGATAGCTCAATTCCCATTCATGATGGCGGGGATGCCAAGGCCTGTGAGGGCATGTCCTGCTAAAGTGGAGATGTTTGATGATCGCCCTGCGAAGCCTGGAAGAAATATATCTTGTCGTTGGTTGGAGCCAAATGATCCTGATTTTGAAGTGGCACAAAAACTGAAGTGTCTTACTAAAAAGCATGCTGCTGAAGCGTCATCTTTGCTCAAGCAACAACTCCAGGAAGAAGAGAATCTTGCGAAGCAGCAGAATGAGGCTCTTAAAGCAAATCATAAGAAGTATGAAATGATAGATAGTGTGATAGCTGATGGAACTGCTCGTCATTTGGCAAAACGTTATAAAATGAGAATTGCAGATGACTGGTAG